In one window of Hevea brasiliensis isolate MT/VB/25A 57/8 chromosome 10, ASM3005281v1, whole genome shotgun sequence DNA:
- the LOC110642874 gene encoding uncharacterized protein LOC110642874: MGAFTKLIDAVLLFFFLVIAVAAPLIDAQTCLPSSYFPDFLIDLKKWYSQEYGDYLLSEKPHFFVGVVWLELLFQWPLALFNLYGILASKPWFSTTCLIYGSSLFTSMAAVLAELMGSGKASDKLLMIHSPFMGFGVIAILRGLMPVSAKTTSAMGRRPALPRKKRA, encoded by the exons ATGGGCGCATTTACGAAGTTGATTGACGCagttctcctcttcttctttctcgTAATCGCGGTGGCGGCGCCGTTGATTGACGCGCAGACATGTCTCCCATCCAGCTACTTCCCAGACTTCTTGATCGATCTAAAGAAGTGGTACAGCCAAGAGTACGGCGACTATCTCCTCTCTGAGAAGCCCCATTTCTTCGTCGGAGTTGTTTGGCTTGAGCTCCTCTTTCAATGGCCTCTCGCACTTTTCAATTTGTATGGGATTTTGGCTTCCAAGCCTTGGTTTAGCACCACCTGCTTGATCTATGGCTCCTCCTTGTTCACTTCCATG GCTGCTGTATTAGCTGAGCTGATGGGGTCTGGCAAGGCATCGGATAAATTGTTGATGATTCACTCTCCCTTTATGGGTTTTGGGGTAATAGCAATTCTGCGCGGGTTGATGCCAGTCTCCGCCAAGACTACTTCGGCCATGGGCAGGAGACCTGCACTGCCTCGGAAGAAGAGAGCTTGA